A stretch of Desulfurivibrio alkaliphilus AHT 2 DNA encodes these proteins:
- a CDS encoding methyl-accepting chemotaxis protein: MSKPSKFNLSLKQKMMLPLLVAVLISALLAMPLVQRELGRLSSGFIANVVSDKQEEIDRAIDRAAADALEKAAVFTRLPEVLEAYELAHQGDINAEDDPHAQQARELLRRELGEAVAGYDAIVGEPMQLHFHLPSGRSLVRLWRERQVQRNGTWVDISDDISTFRPTVMEVNRSGRPVQGIEVGQGGFVIRGVAPIRSPGGRQLGSVEMLADFDQLFQAAVGAGQQLLLYMNADLLSVAGRLRDAQQYPLVDNRYVLVSGSDDGRVEQLIDLELLQTGARGMVMRQADARMLAAFPVNDYQGNQIGIMVLAQDTSAVAAGIRNVLVILGLVAGLIMLLIVAINFLTARAITNPIQQTVTMIREMAKGRLDSRLHMTRTDEIGVMAKTMDEFADTLQNQVVAGLQKLAQGDLTFEAQAHDEQDVIGNALVKTNADLNRTVGEILSATEQIAAGANQVSSASQSLSQGATESAASLEEITSSMTEMASQTKLNAENSTQANQLAGEARQAAESGNEQMEKMMAAMTEINEAGQNISKIIKVIDEIAFQTNLLALNAAVEAARAGRHGKGFAVVAEEVRNLAARSAKAAKETAELIEGSVAKTENGTEIATQTSESLKKIVRVITKATDLVGEIAAASNEQAQGISQVNEGLSQIDQVTQTNTANAEEGAAAAEELSSQANHLRGLMGVFTIKGGQPSRRRQALPEAPEYRPEPGDQGSFKGWDSVEPKAGRGKKASEVIALDDHEFGRY, encoded by the coding sequence ATGAGTAAGCCCAGCAAATTCAATCTTAGTCTGAAGCAGAAAATGATGCTGCCCCTGCTGGTGGCGGTGCTGATTTCGGCCCTGCTGGCCATGCCTTTGGTGCAGCGGGAACTGGGCCGGTTGAGCAGTGGTTTCATTGCCAATGTGGTCAGCGATAAGCAGGAGGAAATCGACCGGGCCATCGACCGGGCCGCCGCCGATGCCCTGGAAAAGGCGGCGGTCTTTACCCGGCTGCCGGAGGTACTGGAGGCCTACGAACTGGCCCACCAGGGCGACATCAACGCCGAGGACGACCCTCATGCCCAACAGGCCCGCGAATTGCTGCGGCGGGAGTTGGGCGAGGCGGTGGCGGGATATGACGCCATTGTCGGGGAGCCCATGCAGTTGCATTTTCATCTGCCCAGCGGTCGCAGCCTGGTCCGTTTGTGGCGGGAGCGCCAGGTCCAGCGCAACGGTACCTGGGTGGATATTTCCGATGATATCTCAACTTTTCGCCCCACGGTGATGGAGGTCAACCGGAGCGGTCGGCCGGTGCAGGGTATCGAGGTGGGCCAGGGCGGTTTTGTGATCCGTGGGGTGGCCCCCATCCGCTCCCCCGGTGGCCGGCAGCTTGGTTCGGTGGAGATGCTGGCCGACTTCGACCAGCTTTTTCAGGCCGCGGTGGGCGCCGGTCAGCAACTGCTGCTCTATATGAATGCCGATCTGCTCAGTGTGGCCGGCCGGTTGCGGGATGCGCAACAATATCCCCTGGTGGACAACCGTTACGTGCTGGTCTCCGGCAGTGATGACGGTCGGGTCGAGCAACTGATCGACCTGGAGCTGCTGCAAACCGGGGCCCGGGGCATGGTGATGCGCCAGGCCGATGCCCGGATGCTGGCGGCCTTCCCGGTTAATGATTACCAGGGCAACCAGATCGGGATCATGGTCCTGGCCCAGGACACCAGCGCGGTGGCCGCCGGTATTCGCAATGTGCTGGTAATTCTGGGGCTGGTGGCCGGCCTGATCATGCTGCTGATCGTGGCCATCAATTTTCTCACGGCCCGGGCCATCACCAATCCGATCCAGCAAACCGTCACCATGATCCGGGAGATGGCCAAGGGGCGGCTGGACAGTCGCCTACACATGACCCGCACCGATGAGATCGGGGTGATGGCCAAGACCATGGATGAATTTGCCGACACCCTGCAAAACCAGGTGGTGGCCGGTTTGCAGAAACTGGCCCAGGGCGATTTGACCTTCGAGGCCCAGGCCCATGACGAGCAGGATGTAATCGGCAACGCCCTGGTCAAGACCAACGCCGATCTCAACCGCACCGTGGGCGAAATCCTGAGCGCCACCGAGCAGATCGCCGCCGGCGCCAACCAGGTTTCCAGCGCCAGCCAGTCGTTGTCCCAGGGGGCCACCGAATCGGCCGCTTCGCTGGAGGAGATCACCAGCTCGATGACCGAGATGGCCTCCCAGACCAAGCTCAACGCCGAAAACTCCACCCAGGCCAACCAGTTGGCCGGTGAGGCCCGCCAGGCCGCCGAGAGCGGCAACGAGCAGATGGAAAAGATGATGGCGGCCATGACCGAGATCAACGAGGCCGGGCAGAATATCTCCAAGATCATCAAGGTAATCGACGAGATCGCCTTCCAGACCAACCTGCTGGCCCTGAACGCGGCGGTGGAAGCGGCGCGGGCCGGCCGCCACGGCAAGGGTTTTGCGGTGGTGGCGGAAGAGGTGCGTAACCTGGCGGCCCGCAGCGCCAAGGCGGCCAAGGAGACGGCGGAACTGATCGAAGGTTCGGTGGCCAAGACCGAAAACGGCACCGAGATCGCCACCCAGACCTCCGAGTCGCTCAAAAAGATCGTCAGGGTCATCACCAAGGCCACCGACCTGGTGGGCGAGATCGCGGCGGCCAGCAACGAGCAGGCCCAGGGGATATCCCAGGTCAACGAGGGTTTGAGCCAGATCGACCAGGTAACCCAGACCAACACCGCCAACGCCGAAGAGGGCGCGGCGGCGGCCGAGGAACTCTCCAGCCAGGCCAACCACCTGCGGGGTCTGATGGGTGTTTTCACCATCAAGGGGGGGCAGCCTTCCCGCCGCCGGCAGGCCTTGCCGGAGGCTCCCGAATACCGGCCCGAACCCGGCGATCAGGGAAGTTTCAAAGGCTGGGACAGCGTGGAGCCGAAAGCCGGGCGGGGTAAGAAAGCCAGCGAGGTGATCGCCCTGGATGACCATGAGTTTGGTCGCTACTAA
- a CDS encoding CheR family methyltransferase codes for MNQVLTISDREFSLIRNLVYERFGINLTEQKRSLVVGRLQKLLRTEGYQTFQEYHEALVADTSGAALDKLINRISTNYTYFNREQAHFDFFHQEVLPALINRQRANREQDLRIWSAGCSSGEEPYYLNILMMEQLGGEYAAWRAGVLATDISDQALCKARRGLYEDDQVSRLPLLLRNKYFDRQPNGSWQARENLRREVTFRRFNLMNRQFCFKKGFQVIFCRNVMIYFDTATRQALVRRFHHCLEPGGYLFIGHSETLGREQSDFQYLMPAVYRRR; via the coding sequence ATGAACCAAGTGCTGACCATCAGCGACCGGGAGTTCAGCCTGATCCGCAACCTGGTTTACGAGCGCTTCGGGATCAACCTCACCGAGCAGAAGCGCTCTCTGGTGGTGGGCCGCCTGCAGAAACTGTTGCGGACGGAAGGTTACCAGACCTTCCAGGAGTACCATGAGGCCCTGGTGGCCGATACCAGCGGTGCGGCTTTGGACAAGCTGATCAACCGGATATCCACCAACTACACCTACTTCAACCGGGAACAGGCCCATTTCGACTTTTTCCACCAGGAGGTGCTGCCGGCCCTGATCAACAGACAACGCGCCAACCGGGAGCAGGATTTGCGGATCTGGAGCGCCGGCTGCTCCTCCGGTGAAGAGCCTTATTATCTAAACATCCTGATGATGGAGCAGTTGGGCGGAGAGTATGCGGCCTGGCGGGCCGGGGTGCTGGCCACCGATATCTCCGACCAGGCCTTGTGCAAGGCCCGGCGGGGGCTCTACGAGGATGACCAGGTGTCCCGGCTGCCGCTGCTGCTGCGCAACAAGTACTTTGACCGGCAGCCCAACGGCAGTTGGCAGGCCAGGGAAAACCTGCGCCGGGAGGTGACCTTCCGCCGCTTTAACTTGATGAACCGGCAGTTCTGCTTCAAAAAGGGGTTTCAGGTGATCTTCTGCCGCAATGTGATGATCTACTTCGATACCGCCACCCGGCAGGCCCTGGTGCGGCGTTTTCACCACTGCCTGGAACCCGGCGGTTACCTCTTTATCGGCCACTCGGAAACCCTGGGCCGGGAGCAGAGCGATTTTCAATACCTGATGCCCGCCGTTTACCGGCGCCGGTGA
- a CDS encoding protein-glutamate methylesterase/protein-glutamine glutaminase, producing MQPKRKIRVLVVDDSSLVRTILSQGLALDPALEVVGSAPDPYVARDKIVELKPDVLTLDVEMPRMDGVEFLRRLMPQYPLPVVMVSALTKRGQQITLDALEAGAVDFVTKPSTDVARGLNAMMLELRTKIKIAASANVSHHKEKRAALFAGKVISAPQALAESTDKIIAIGASTGGTEAIKAVISRYPANTPGVVVVQHMPAGFTRMFAERLNEICPMQVKEAASGDRVMPGRVLIAPGEQHMRVLRSGGIYQVECRPGEKVSGHCPSVDVLMHSVAEQVGRNAVGVMLTGMGRDGAAGMLAMRQAGARNIAQDEKTSVVFGMPKEALANGGAERLVPLDQIAEVSLSLLT from the coding sequence ATGCAACCCAAACGTAAAATCCGGGTGCTGGTGGTGGATGACTCCTCCCTGGTCCGCACCATTCTCAGCCAGGGCCTGGCCCTGGATCCGGCCCTGGAGGTGGTGGGCAGCGCCCCCGACCCCTACGTGGCCCGGGACAAGATCGTTGAGCTCAAACCCGACGTGCTGACCCTGGATGTGGAAATGCCCCGGATGGACGGGGTGGAGTTTCTGCGGCGGCTGATGCCCCAGTACCCCTTGCCGGTGGTGATGGTCAGCGCCCTGACCAAGCGGGGCCAGCAGATCACCCTGGACGCCCTGGAGGCCGGGGCGGTGGATTTCGTCACCAAGCCCAGCACCGACGTGGCCCGTGGCTTGAACGCCATGATGCTGGAGTTGCGGACCAAGATTAAAATCGCCGCCTCGGCCAACGTCAGCCACCATAAGGAAAAACGGGCGGCCCTGTTTGCCGGCAAGGTCATCAGTGCCCCCCAAGCCCTGGCCGAATCCACCGACAAGATCATCGCCATCGGTGCTTCCACCGGTGGCACCGAGGCGATCAAGGCGGTGATCAGCCGCTACCCGGCCAATACCCCGGGGGTGGTGGTGGTGCAACACATGCCCGCCGGCTTTACCAGGATGTTTGCCGAAAGGCTCAACGAGATCTGCCCCATGCAGGTCAAGGAGGCGGCCAGCGGTGACCGGGTAATGCCGGGGCGGGTGCTGATCGCGCCGGGGGAGCAGCATATGCGGGTGCTCCGTTCAGGCGGCATTTACCAGGTGGAATGCCGCCCCGGTGAAAAGGTTTCCGGCCATTGCCCCTCGGTGGACGTGCTGATGCACTCGGTGGCCGAGCAGGTCGGGCGCAACGCGGTGGGGGTGATGCTCACCGGCATGGGCCGGGACGGGGCGGCGGGAATGCTGGCCATGCGCCAGGCCGGTGCCCGCAATATCGCCCAGGACGAAAAGACCTCGGTGGTCTTCGGCATGCCCAAGGAAGCTTTGGCCAACGGTGGGGCCGAAAGGCTGGTGCCCTTGGACCAGATCGCCGAAGTTTCACTGTCGCTGTTGACTTAA